One Clostridium estertheticum DNA segment encodes these proteins:
- a CDS encoding SIS domain-containing protein, translating to MEKIFGFTQEDIKEKGMTYTANEINRQPKVWTSIYDKISYNREKIKDFMNSFDSDTRIIFMGAGSSAFIGDSLAPLVRKEFKFSDVESIHTTDIVASPSQYFVRNVKTVLVSFGRSGDSPESIAAIEIAEKHINNLYHIIITCNPLGKLAEYTNERTLNLVFEEINDEGFAMTSSVTGMMLAAYSIFAIEKNLKEEVSIIAGYAKEIIMNKYSIISKVLAKTVNRLIVLGSANLFGVARESALKSIELTRGEVMSWYDTPMGFRHGPKSLLTDNAVILFFVSNNEYTRKYDMDMLHELSKSKKHKLLVVSDKYYLEVEDYADVYIYNSMEKVVGESFTPYSALLVAQIFALFASLKIGCTPDNPFPNGEVNRVVKGVLIH from the coding sequence ATGGAAAAAATATTTGGTTTTACACAAGAGGATATTAAAGAAAAAGGCATGACTTATACAGCAAATGAAATAAATAGGCAACCAAAAGTGTGGACGTCTATTTATGACAAAATTTCATATAATCGAGAAAAAATCAAAGATTTTATGAACTCCTTTGATAGTGACACGAGAATTATATTTATGGGAGCAGGAAGCTCTGCTTTTATTGGTGATTCTTTGGCACCATTAGTTAGAAAAGAATTCAAATTTAGTGATGTGGAATCTATTCACACCACAGATATTGTTGCGAGTCCATCGCAATATTTTGTTAGGAATGTTAAAACAGTTTTAGTTTCATTTGGGAGATCCGGCGACAGTCCGGAAAGCATTGCAGCAATCGAAATAGCTGAGAAGCATATAAACAATTTGTATCATATCATAATAACCTGTAATCCACTGGGGAAATTAGCGGAATATACAAATGAGAGAACTTTAAATTTAGTATTTGAGGAGATTAACGATGAGGGATTTGCAATGACCAGCAGTGTAACTGGTATGATGCTAGCGGCTTATAGCATATTTGCCATTGAAAAGAATTTAAAAGAAGAAGTAAGCATAATAGCGGGTTATGCTAAAGAGATTATAATGAACAAATATTCCATTATTTCTAAGGTACTGGCAAAAACTGTGAATAGGCTAATTGTTTTAGGCTCAGCTAACCTCTTTGGAGTAGCAAGAGAATCAGCACTTAAGAGTATAGAACTCACAAGAGGAGAAGTAATGTCTTGGTATGACACACCAATGGGTTTTAGACATGGACCTAAATCTTTACTTACTGATAATGCAGTTATATTATTCTTTGTATCAAATAATGAATATACAAGAAAGTATGATATGGATATGCTACATGAACTATCAAAATCTAAAAAGCATAAGTTATTAGTAGTTTCAGATAAATATTATTTAGAGGTCGAGGACTATGCTGATGTTTACATATATAATTCAATGGAAAAGGTAGTAGGCGAGTCATTTACACCATATAGTGCACTTTTAGTAGCCCAAATATTTGCATTATTTGCATCGTTAAAAATAGGGTGTACACCTGATAATCCATTCCCTAATGGAGAAGTAAATAGGGTTGTAAAAGGTGTTTTAATTCATTAA
- the agaB gene encoding PTS galactosamine transporter subunit IIB: MGVPNILLARIDNRLVHGQVGVTWTTSLGVNLIVVVDNQVANDPLQQQLMSVTAELSGVGIRFFTVQRTVDIIAKATPAQKIFIVCKTPLEIRELLDGGVPLKDVNVGNMHFSKGKHQISKKVYVDEKDLENLHYIESKGVNVFIQDIPNDIKEKIKYGGK, from the coding sequence ATGGGAGTACCAAACATTTTATTAGCACGTATTGATAATAGATTAGTACACGGACAAGTAGGTGTAACTTGGACCACTTCACTTGGCGTAAATTTAATTGTTGTTGTTGACAATCAGGTAGCTAATGACCCTCTTCAACAGCAACTTATGAGTGTTACTGCTGAATTATCCGGTGTAGGTATTAGATTCTTTACAGTGCAGCGAACGGTAGATATTATTGCTAAAGCAACACCCGCTCAAAAGATTTTTATAGTTTGTAAAACACCTTTAGAAATAAGAGAATTACTTGATGGCGGTGTTCCTTTAAAAGATGTAAACGTTGGCAACATGCATTTTTCAAAGGGTAAACACCAGATAAGTAAAAAGGTTTATGTTGATGAAAAAGACTTAGAAAACTTGCACTACATTGAATCAAAAGGAGTTAATGTATTTATACAAGATATTCCGAATGATATAAAAGAAAAAATCAAATACGGGGGGAAATAG
- the agaC gene encoding PTS galactosamine transporter subunit IIC, translating to MHSITLIQGILLSVMAIIVGIDFWLEALFLFRPIIVCTLTGIILGDVKLGLMAGGLTELAFAGLTPAGGTQPPNPVLAGIMTTVIAFTSGSDPKTAIGLALPFSFLMQYIILFYYSSFSIFMGRADKYAAEADTKSLVKLNIITTAIVAITYGIVVFTCAYLAQGAMQALVQSMPAWLTHGFEIAGGVLPAVGFGMLLKVMLKGEYVPFLIIGFLVASFLNFSNLLPVALVGTALAIMEYNSSKNKLVATTTNNVEGDDFSDGI from the coding sequence ATGCACAGTATTACTCTAATACAAGGTATTTTATTATCAGTCATGGCAATCATAGTTGGCATAGACTTTTGGTTAGAGGCACTTTTTTTATTCAGGCCAATTATAGTTTGTACATTAACAGGCATTATACTAGGAGATGTCAAATTGGGGTTAATGGCAGGAGGGTTAACGGAACTTGCATTCGCAGGGCTAACTCCAGCAGGAGGAACACAGCCTCCTAATCCTGTTCTGGCGGGTATTATGACTACGGTTATAGCATTTACATCAGGATCAGATCCTAAAACAGCAATTGGTCTTGCATTACCATTTAGCTTTTTAATGCAATATATTATTTTATTCTACTATTCAAGTTTTTCAATTTTCATGGGAAGAGCAGATAAATATGCAGCAGAGGCGGATACGAAATCACTTGTAAAATTAAATATTATTACTACTGCAATAGTTGCTATTACGTACGGTATAGTAGTATTTACATGTGCTTATCTAGCACAAGGTGCAATGCAAGCATTAGTTCAATCAATGCCAGCGTGGTTAACTCATGGGTTTGAGATAGCAGGAGGAGTATTGCCAGCAGTTGGGTTTGGTATGCTTCTAAAGGTAATGCTTAAAGGCGAATATGTGCCATTTTTGATAATAGGATTTTTAGTAGCTTCATTCTTAAATTTTTCCAATTTATTACCAGTTGCGCTTGTAGGAACAGCATTAGCTATTATGGAATATAATAGTTCAAAAAATAAGCTGGTAGCAACAACTACAAATAATGTTGAAGGAGATGATTTTAGTGACGGAATCTAA
- the agaD gene encoding PTS galactosamine transporter subunit IID, protein MILVTESKKVLTKKDITKLGFFSSFLQASFNYERMQAGGFLVAQLPFLKKIYKDDKEGLSEAMKDNLEFINTHPNLVGFLMGLLLSLEENHDDRNIIKGLKVALFGPLAGIGDAIFWFTILPIVAGISASFALQGSILGPIIFFAVYLTIFILRIAWTHLGYNTGIKAIGLIKEKSQIISKAATILGITVIGGLIASYIKISVLTQIPINAEHSVSIQKDFFDRIFPNMLPMAYALLMFYLLKKKKISPIALIFITFVLAILLSFLGVL, encoded by the coding sequence ATGATTTTAGTGACGGAATCTAAAAAAGTTTTAACTAAAAAGGATATCACAAAACTAGGGTTTTTCTCCTCATTTTTGCAAGCTAGCTTTAACTACGAAAGGATGCAGGCTGGAGGGTTTCTAGTAGCTCAGCTTCCATTTTTAAAGAAGATATATAAAGATGATAAAGAAGGTTTGTCAGAAGCAATGAAAGACAACCTTGAATTTATTAACACTCATCCAAATTTAGTAGGATTTCTTATGGGATTACTTTTATCATTAGAAGAAAATCATGATGATAGAAATATAATAAAAGGCTTAAAAGTAGCTTTATTTGGACCTTTAGCTGGTATCGGAGACGCAATATTTTGGTTCACGATATTGCCAATAGTTGCAGGAATAAGTGCTTCTTTTGCACTACAAGGTAGTATTTTAGGTCCAATTATATTCTTTGCGGTTTATTTAACTATTTTCATATTACGTATAGCTTGGACACACCTTGGGTATAATACTGGAATCAAAGCTATAGGATTAATTAAGGAAAAATCACAAATAATATCCAAGGCTGCAACAATACTTGGCATAACAGTAATTGGAGGACTTATAGCATCTTATATAAAAATTAGTGTATTAACACAGATTCCTATTAATGCTGAACACTCGGTATCTATACAGAAAGATTTCTTTGATAGAATATTCCCCAATATGCTACCAATGGCATACGCATTATTAATGTTTTACTTATTAAAAAAGAAAAAAATAAGTCCAATAGCTTTAATATTTATAACATTCGTTTTAGCGATATTATTGTCATTCCTTGGAGTGTTATAA
- a CDS encoding PTS sugar transporter subunit IIA translates to MQTIIIISGHGEYATGMKSAFELLAGGNENLYFIDFTVEDTDETLREKFNNIININSNTSILFFCDIMGGTPFKTAALIANDKDNIEVIAGCNLVSLIEAKFQNDTTSIKELAKIVVNSSINSTCIFKKVKTTQVKNIKTEDGI, encoded by the coding sequence ATGCAGACAATTATTATAATAAGCGGACATGGTGAGTATGCAACTGGTATGAAAAGTGCTTTTGAACTTTTAGCCGGAGGAAATGAGAATTTATATTTTATCGATTTCACAGTGGAGGATACAGATGAAACATTAAGAGAAAAATTTAACAACATAATAAACATAAACTCAAATACATCTATATTATTCTTTTGCGATATAATGGGTGGAACTCCTTTTAAAACGGCTGCTTTAATTGCTAATGATAAAGACAACATAGAAGTTATAGCAGGGTGTAACTTAGTTTCATTAATTGAAGCTAAATTCCAAAATGATACTACATCTATAAAAGAATTAGCTAAGATCGTAGTAAATTCAAGTATAAACTCAACGTGCATATTTAAAAAGGTTAAAACAACGCAGGTAAAGAATATTAAGACTGAGGATGGGATTTAA
- a CDS encoding GNAT family N-acetyltransferase, with protein sequence MSKEFVPSDFVIPQILETEKFKLRMLSIDDVEKDYEAVMSSKEELRNPLDKSGWPKDNMTLEEDLADLREHQEEFIKRQAFTYTVVSLDESKCLGCIYIYPSKKGSFDAEIYLWARSSELKSGLDELLYETVKKWVKEQWQFNNVAYPGREISWNEWINM encoded by the coding sequence ATGTCAAAGGAATTTGTTCCTAGTGATTTTGTAATTCCACAAATATTAGAAACTGAAAAATTCAAATTAAGAATGTTATCAATTGATGATGTGGAGAAAGATTATGAAGCTGTAATGTCAAGTAAGGAAGAATTAAGAAATCCATTAGACAAAAGTGGTTGGCCTAAGGACAACATGACCCTAGAAGAAGATTTAGCAGATTTACGTGAGCATCAAGAGGAGTTTATTAAAAGACAGGCATTTACATATACAGTAGTGAGCTTAGATGAAAGTAAATGTTTGGGGTGTATATATATTTATCCAAGTAAAAAAGGTTCTTTTGATGCAGAAATATATTTATGGGCAAGATCCAGTGAATTAAAAAGTGGCCTTGATGAATTATTATATGAGACAGTAAAAAAATGGGTGAAAGAACAGTGGCAATTTAATAATGTTGCATATCCGGGAAGAGAAATAAGCTGGAATGAATGGATAAATATGTAG
- a CDS encoding transglycosylase domain-containing protein, producing the protein MTKTKNKKKVKKPHKILKIIPITILSILIIGIVAGAGVVLAIIKTAPPLNVNQILDLNQTSVIYDDKGNPMDDVITTNENGQVVKRTNVSLKDTSPYLGQAFIAIEDQRFNQHGGVDFRGITRAVLLDVQNKLFHGNKSTQGGSTLTQQLIKNRVFLNDSLNNRIDYKRKIQEAYLAIELEKSMSKDDILEAYMNTIFLGGTAHGVEAAAHQYFSKTSKDLTLVESAFIAGMAQSPSGFYPFANPAKKNPDIYLNKTKLVLSKMYETNSISKSEYDDANNSIKTNKIVFTRLNQNLDKYAYESFSRPVVEQIKTDLMAKYNYSNSQVMTLLINGGIKIYSTMDTALQDKSQKIIDEDPVFNKVSNTSKNAIQSSAVILDYHNGQVKAIIGGRGVQPPRTYNRAVDDIRFPRSTGSSIKPLTVYGAAIDSGQATADTIIDDSPLSPEIASKYKDNNGVPYNPSDDNQPKGPITIRSAIETSQNLVAVKLEDQIGVDTGYDYAKRFGLSVTSADKNIATMALGQFSGGQTPLLMAAAYGVFGNSGMYASPRLYTKVVDKTGKILLETNYTTKKTLEPESAYTMYDLLKGPVGPGGTGPSAKYGDMPVAGKTGTATDLKDLWFCGLTPYYSGAVWIGNDDNKRFYNLTSNDSALIWGKLMEQANANLPIKDITPPDGMVPTPQTTVTTPKTAEEIQKSGLD; encoded by the coding sequence ATGACCAAAACAAAAAATAAAAAGAAAGTTAAAAAACCACATAAAATTTTAAAAATTATTCCAATAACTATATTATCAATTTTAATTATTGGAATTGTAGCTGGTGCTGGTGTGGTTCTTGCAATTATTAAGACGGCACCGCCTTTAAATGTTAATCAAATTTTAGATTTAAACCAAACATCTGTAATTTATGATGATAAAGGAAATCCAATGGACGATGTCATTACCACAAATGAAAATGGTCAAGTTGTAAAAAGAACCAATGTATCATTAAAGGATACCTCTCCCTATTTAGGGCAAGCTTTCATAGCAATCGAGGATCAACGATTTAACCAACATGGAGGAGTAGATTTTAGAGGTATTACTAGAGCTGTGCTTTTGGATGTTCAAAACAAACTTTTCCATGGAAATAAAAGTACTCAAGGAGGCTCCACTCTAACCCAACAACTTATAAAAAACAGGGTTTTCTTAAATGATTCGTTAAATAACAGAATTGATTACAAACGAAAAATACAAGAAGCATACCTTGCTATTGAGCTGGAGAAATCTATGTCAAAGGACGATATCCTAGAAGCTTACATGAATACTATTTTCCTAGGTGGTACTGCTCATGGTGTTGAAGCGGCAGCACACCAATATTTTAGCAAGACTTCAAAGGATTTAACCTTAGTAGAAAGTGCCTTTATTGCAGGTATGGCTCAAAGCCCTTCTGGATTTTATCCATTTGCAAACCCTGCAAAAAAAAATCCAGATATATATCTAAATAAAACTAAATTAGTATTATCTAAAATGTATGAAACTAATTCAATTTCTAAAAGTGAATATGATGACGCAAATAATAGTATAAAAACTAACAAAATTGTCTTCACAAGGCTTAATCAAAATTTAGATAAATATGCTTATGAATCCTTTTCAAGACCTGTTGTTGAACAAATTAAAACTGATTTAATGGCTAAATATAATTATAGTAACTCACAGGTTATGACTTTATTAATTAACGGTGGAATAAAAATATATTCAACTATGGATACGGCTCTTCAGGATAAGTCTCAAAAAATAATCGATGAAGACCCCGTCTTTAATAAAGTTTCTAATACAAGTAAGAATGCTATTCAGTCCTCAGCAGTAATTCTTGATTACCATAATGGGCAAGTTAAAGCCATTATAGGTGGAAGAGGCGTGCAACCACCAAGGACTTATAATAGAGCCGTTGATGATATCCGTTTCCCTAGATCAACAGGTTCAAGTATTAAGCCCTTAACAGTATATGGTGCTGCTATTGACTCGGGCCAAGCTACAGCAGATACTATAATAGATGACTCACCCCTTTCTCCTGAGATTGCGAGCAAATATAAAGATAATAATGGAGTTCCATATAATCCAAGCGATGATAACCAACCTAAGGGCCCAATTACAATACGCTCCGCTATAGAAACCTCCCAAAATTTAGTTGCTGTTAAACTTGAAGATCAAATAGGTGTAGATACAGGTTATGATTATGCTAAGAGATTTGGTTTAAGTGTTACCAGCGCTGATAAAAATATTGCTACAATGGCACTTGGTCAATTTTCTGGTGGGCAAACTCCATTACTCATGGCAGCCGCCTATGGAGTTTTCGGAAATTCTGGCATGTATGCTTCACCAAGATTATATACGAAAGTTGTAGACAAAACAGGAAAAATATTATTAGAAACTAACTACACTACTAAAAAAACCCTCGAGCCTGAAAGTGCTTATACAATGTATGATTTATTAAAAGGACCTGTAGGTCCAGGTGGTACAGGTCCCAGTGCAAAATATGGAGATATGCCAGTTGCAGGTAAAACAGGAACTGCTACTGATTTAAAGGATTTATGGTTTTGCGGTCTAACCCCCTATTACTCAGGTGCTGTTTGGATAGGCAATGATGACAATAAAAGGTTTTACAATTTAACTAGTAATGATTCCGCTTTAATTTGGGGGAAATTAATGGAGCAAGCAAATGCTAACCTTCCTATAAAAGATATCACTCCGCCTGATGGAATGGTACCAACACCCCAAACTACAGTAACAACTCCTAAAACTGCAGAAGAAATTCAAAAATCAGGTCTAGATTAA
- a CDS encoding NlpC/P60 family protein, with product MNKKFGLTIIALVVTMSAGFTNVYADPASDRAKIQQVQTQRNDLENKIGMMDHQIETIMSKISINENTITKTQKDIKENQINIAKAEDNIKEEQILFDKRMRVMYMNGSSGYIDVILGSTDIADLISRFEDIKTIIKFDQNVINDLKTKQTAINLKKVELATENTTLLSLRDDNKKKLATLTKQKSDQTVLVAQLNAEEKQYGAQLVTDEAIAARQVAEARQAVIAAEHATAVRQATAANQATIAASQVAAANQAPPTNQVEQGSTAFSSNSVLAYASTFLGVPYVWGGTSPSGFDCSGFTQYVFAHFGVNLPRVSEDQQNVGTLVSRDNLQPGDLVFFGTPAHHVGIYVGNGNMINAPHTGAVIRIQTLNNDFTYGRRVN from the coding sequence TTGAACAAGAAATTCGGGTTAACCATAATAGCACTTGTTGTAACTATGAGCGCTGGTTTTACTAACGTATATGCAGATCCAGCATCAGATAGAGCAAAAATTCAGCAGGTTCAGACTCAAAGAAATGACCTTGAAAATAAAATTGGGATGATGGACCATCAGATTGAAACAATTATGTCTAAAATCAGTATTAATGAAAACACTATAACTAAAACACAAAAGGATATTAAAGAAAATCAAATAAATATTGCAAAAGCAGAGGATAATATTAAAGAAGAACAGATTCTTTTTGATAAAAGAATGAGAGTAATGTATATGAATGGCTCATCAGGCTATATAGACGTTATACTAGGCTCCACAGATATAGCCGATCTTATATCCAGATTTGAAGATATCAAAACGATAATAAAATTTGATCAAAATGTTATTAATGATTTGAAAACAAAACAGACAGCAATTAATTTAAAGAAGGTAGAGCTAGCTACAGAAAATACAACCTTGCTTTCTTTAAGAGATGACAATAAAAAGAAGTTAGCTACTTTAACCAAACAAAAATCAGACCAAACTGTGTTGGTAGCACAATTAAATGCGGAGGAAAAGCAATATGGTGCACAACTGGTAACCGACGAAGCCATTGCAGCAAGACAAGTTGCCGAGGCAAGACAAGCTGTTATAGCAGCAGAACACGCTACTGCAGTAAGACAAGCTACAGCAGCAAACCAAGCTACTATAGCAGCAAGCCAGGTAGCTGCAGCAAACCAAGCTCCTCCAACAAACCAAGTTGAACAAGGTAGTACTGCATTTTCTTCTAACTCTGTTTTAGCATATGCTTCAACTTTTCTTGGCGTTCCGTATGTGTGGGGTGGGACAAGCCCATCAGGCTTTGACTGCTCAGGCTTTACACAATATGTATTTGCACATTTTGGAGTAAACCTACCAAGGGTTTCAGAAGACCAACAAAACGTAGGAACACTTGTATCTAGGGATAATCTTCAACCGGGAGATTTGGTATTTTTCGGAACGCCCGCTCATCATGTAGGGATATATGTTGGGAATGGTAACATGATAAATGCACCTCACACAGGTGCTGTAATTAGAATTCAAACACTTAATAATGATTTTACATATGGACGAAGAGTTAATTAA
- a CDS encoding phosphodiester glycosidase family protein — protein sequence MGSNNMSRRKKNHKLKSFIFYLIFGLIFTGITGPLIIFHGPFTNVKKTIVDASMTTLRHQWIAKLFLSDAEIQKIQSEDTVQIVKQGNNNLIKFSNTHDNSIERYNISNGIKFTGFVLIIKDPTRVKVGYSNKLGTQGELTSQIAQDNNAIAAINAGGFSDSSSTNTRFTGTGGKPTGIIMSNGIIKFNDIKNPDKKFDVTAITKKAQLLVGPYSLNELKKLSVTDAVSFGPALVVNGKGTIESGDGGWGIAPRTAIGQRTDGAIIFLAINGRTSRSIGASLKDVQNIMLKYGAYSASNLDGGSSTTMYNNDSIINNPCDALGERAVPSAFIVKH from the coding sequence ATGGGCTCAAATAATATGTCAAGACGAAAAAAGAATCATAAGTTAAAAAGCTTTATATTTTATCTGATTTTCGGATTAATATTTACTGGGATTACTGGTCCATTAATTATATTTCATGGACCATTTACTAATGTAAAAAAAACTATTGTAGATGCTTCAATGACTACACTTAGACATCAATGGATTGCAAAATTGTTTTTATCCGATGCGGAAATTCAAAAAATTCAAAGCGAAGACACAGTTCAAATTGTGAAGCAAGGCAATAATAACCTTATTAAGTTTAGTAATACCCATGACAATAGTATTGAAAGATATAATATTTCAAATGGAATAAAGTTCACAGGCTTCGTACTTATTATTAAGGACCCAACAAGAGTTAAAGTTGGCTACAGTAATAAACTGGGAACACAGGGAGAACTAACAAGTCAGATAGCACAGGATAATAATGCTATAGCAGCTATTAATGCAGGGGGCTTTTCAGACTCATCCTCAACTAATACGAGGTTCACTGGTACGGGAGGAAAACCAACGGGTATTATTATGAGTAATGGAATTATCAAATTTAATGATATAAAAAATCCTGATAAAAAATTTGATGTTACAGCAATTACAAAAAAGGCACAACTTTTGGTAGGTCCATACAGTTTGAATGAATTAAAGAAGCTTTCCGTAACCGATGCAGTATCTTTTGGCCCTGCTCTTGTGGTTAATGGTAAAGGAACAATCGAATCTGGGGATGGAGGCTGGGGAATTGCACCGAGGACAGCAATTGGACAGCGCACGGATGGCGCTATAATATTTCTTGCGATTAATGGAAGAACAAGTAGAAGCATTGGGGCCTCACTTAAAGATGTACAGAATATAATGCTTAAATATGGAGCATATAGCGCCTCTAATTTGGATGGTGGTTCATCAACTACAATGTACAATAATGATAGCATTATTAATAACCCTTGTGATGCACTTGGCGAAAGAGCAGTTCCATCCGCTTTTATCGTTAAACATTAA
- a CDS encoding ABC transporter substrate-binding protein, whose amino-acid sequence MKKTKAILSMLLTCVMLVAITGCSSNSKPSSTTKETTTKEVANITFWHLWKGGEADEMQKVVDEFNKTHPQIHVNPLSGTTSTKQLTALTGGNPPDIGYVIDYTLSKWASVGAVAPLDDMISKYKIDSKNYPDPVWKLGNYGGKQYAIPYTMDSYMLYYNKDMLAAAGIKDPPKTISELKKDALLLTKKDAKGAYTQLGYVSDFPWLDVLNMSFAYGEKFYDYKTDKVTCNSKENIEALSFKVASYQNPYNVAEVKKFKSGFGEYESPNNPFFQKQLAFDIEGEWFTTFLKKYAKDINYGMVPIPYPDGHPELSNGGQIQSGMLYVSKACKNKDAAYEFINWLTSDSPNINFCTAKGSLPASLSAINSPEFTTKAPELVPFIQIVKSGHANALPAVPFTKEYVNELTLQEQKAYDGEITPTQALDNVAKKIQPMADEWVKSREK is encoded by the coding sequence GTGAAAAAAACCAAGGCAATCTTATCTATGCTGTTAACATGTGTTATGTTAGTGGCGATTACTGGGTGTTCAAGTAATAGTAAGCCAAGCAGTACTACTAAAGAAACCACTACTAAAGAAGTTGCAAACATAACATTCTGGCATTTGTGGAAGGGTGGAGAAGCGGATGAAATGCAAAAAGTTGTGGACGAATTTAATAAAACACATCCTCAAATTCATGTCAATCCACTATCAGGTACTACTTCGACCAAGCAATTAACAGCATTAACAGGTGGAAATCCACCTGATATTGGATATGTAATTGACTATACATTATCTAAGTGGGCAAGTGTAGGAGCTGTTGCGCCATTGGATGATATGATAAGTAAATACAAAATAGATAGCAAAAACTATCCAGATCCTGTTTGGAAATTAGGGAACTATGGTGGCAAACAGTATGCAATTCCTTATACAATGGACTCCTATATGCTATATTACAACAAAGACATGTTAGCAGCGGCGGGAATTAAAGATCCACCAAAAACAATAAGCGAATTGAAGAAAGATGCATTATTGTTGACTAAAAAAGATGCCAAGGGAGCCTATACACAGCTAGGATATGTATCTGATTTTCCATGGCTAGATGTTTTAAACATGTCCTTCGCATATGGTGAAAAGTTCTATGACTACAAAACTGACAAAGTTACATGTAACAGTAAAGAGAACATCGAGGCATTAAGCTTTAAGGTTGCATCTTATCAAAATCCCTATAATGTAGCTGAGGTCAAAAAATTTAAGAGTGGATTTGGAGAATATGAGTCACCAAATAACCCATTCTTTCAGAAACAACTTGCATTTGATATTGAGGGAGAATGGTTCACAACATTCCTTAAAAAGTACGCAAAGGACATAAATTACGGAATGGTTCCTATTCCATATCCAGATGGACATCCAGAGCTTAGTAATGGTGGACAAATTCAAAGTGGTATGCTTTATGTATCAAAAGCATGTAAAAATAAAGATGCAGCCTATGAATTTATCAATTGGTTAACATCTGATTCTCCAAATATTAACTTTTGTACAGCAAAGGGAAGTCTACCAGCATCCTTATCAGCAATTAATAGTCCAGAATTTACTACAAAAGCACCTGAATTAGTTCCATTTATTCAAATAGTGAAGAGTGGGCATGCAAATGCACTTCCAGCTGTGCCTTTTACAAAGGAATACGTTAATGAACTGACATTGCAAGAACAAAAGGCTTATGATGGCGAAATTACACCAACCCAAGCATTAGATAATGTTGCTAAAAAGATTCAACCAATGGCTGATGAATGGGTAAAGAGTAGAGAGAAATAA